One stretch of Mycobacterium riyadhense DNA includes these proteins:
- a CDS encoding IS1634 family transposase, whose protein sequence is MSRGSGKVHVVKVRKKHVDKHGKPREYFSAYLRRTYREGKRVRNETVSNLSALPEHVVDWIDAGLKGQQLVSAGSEFTIARSLPHGHVAAVMAMAHQLGFPALLGSACRARDLVLALIISRVVRPASKLATAAWWPDVTLGPDLDVADASTDEIYAAMDWLLDRQDTIEAKLAAKHLGPDVNPSRMALFDLTSSWVTGRCCELAARGYSRDGKKGCEQIEYGILADPQGRPVAARVFAGNTADPAAFTDIVAVIRTRFGLTRLTLVGDRGMITSARIAALRELNDDPNTATDFGWITALRAPQVATLATDDGPLQMSLFDSQDLAEITHPDFPGERLIACRNPLLAAERTRKRNDLLAATEHLLEPITTRVAAGRLAGADKIGVAVGKVINKHKMGKHFHYQITDTSLTVERRHDQIAAEAALDGIYVLRTPVPTDQLDAAGVITSYKNLAHIERDFRIIKADDLDLRPIHHRLDDRVRAHVLICMLACYLIWHLRKAWAPMTFTDEHPPQRDNPVTPAQRSPSAHAKASTQHDAAGNPLRSFAGLLAHLATLTRNQILFTDTGTEIPMLTDPTDDQRRAFTLIGTTIPLLAA, encoded by the coding sequence ATGTCGCGGGGAAGTGGCAAGGTTCACGTAGTCAAAGTTCGCAAGAAACACGTGGACAAGCACGGCAAGCCCCGCGAGTACTTCTCGGCGTATCTGCGGCGCACCTACCGCGAGGGCAAGCGGGTGCGCAACGAGACGGTGTCCAACCTATCGGCGCTGCCCGAGCACGTTGTGGACTGGATCGACGCAGGCCTCAAGGGCCAGCAGCTCGTGTCGGCCGGTAGCGAGTTCACCATCGCCCGATCGCTGCCGCACGGACACGTCGCTGCGGTGATGGCGATGGCCCACCAGCTGGGCTTTCCCGCCCTGCTGGGGTCGGCATGCCGGGCACGGGATTTGGTGCTGGCGTTGATCATCTCGCGGGTGGTACGCCCGGCGTCCAAGCTGGCCACCGCCGCCTGGTGGCCCGATGTCACCCTGGGACCCGATCTCGACGTCGCCGACGCCAGCACCGACGAAATCTACGCCGCGATGGACTGGCTGCTCGACCGCCAAGACACCATCGAAGCCAAGCTCGCCGCTAAACATCTTGGGCCAGATGTGAATCCGTCACGAATGGCGCTATTCGACCTGACCAGCTCCTGGGTGACCGGGCGGTGCTGCGAACTGGCCGCGCGCGGCTACTCCCGCGACGGCAAGAAAGGCTGCGAGCAGATCGAATACGGCATCCTCGCTGACCCACAGGGCCGGCCGGTGGCCGCACGAGTGTTTGCCGGCAATACCGCCGACCCGGCGGCCTTCACCGACATCGTCGCGGTCATCCGCACCCGGTTCGGGCTGACCCGACTAACGCTGGTGGGCGATCGTGGCATGATCACCTCGGCGCGCATCGCCGCGCTCCGCGAACTCAACGACGATCCCAACACCGCAACGGATTTCGGATGGATCACCGCGCTACGCGCCCCGCAGGTGGCCACCTTGGCCACCGACGACGGGCCACTGCAGATGAGTCTGTTCGACAGCCAGGACCTCGCCGAGATCACCCACCCCGACTTTCCCGGCGAACGACTAATCGCCTGCCGCAACCCACTACTGGCCGCCGAACGCACCCGCAAACGCAACGACCTGCTCGCCGCCACCGAGCACCTGCTGGAACCCATCACCACCCGCGTTGCGGCCGGCCGGCTGGCCGGCGCCGACAAGATCGGCGTCGCGGTCGGCAAAGTGATCAACAAACACAAGATGGGCAAGCACTTCCACTACCAGATCACCGACACCAGCCTGACCGTCGAACGCCGCCACGACCAGATCGCCGCCGAAGCCGCCCTCGACGGCATCTACGTGCTACGCACCCCCGTGCCCACCGACCAACTCGACGCCGCCGGGGTCATCACCAGCTACAAGAACCTGGCCCACATCGAACGCGACTTCCGCATCATCAAAGCCGACGACCTGGACCTACGGCCCATCCACCACCGCCTCGATGACCGAGTCCGCGCCCACGTGCTCATCTGCATGCTGGCCTGCTACCTCATCTGGCACCTGCGCAAAGCCTGGGCCCCAATGACATTCACCGACGAACACCCACCCCAACGCGACAACCCGGTCACCCCAGCGCAACGCTCCCCAAGCGCCCATGCCAAGGCCTCCACCCAACACGACGCCGCCGGCAACCCACTGCGCAGCTTCGCTGGCCTACTGGCTCACCTGGCCACCCTCACCCGCAACCAAATCCTCTTCACCGACACCGGCACCGAAATCCCCATGCTCACCGACCCCACCGATGATCAGCGCCGCGCCTTCACCCTCATCGGCACAACCATCCCCCTCCTGGCCGCGTAG
- a CDS encoding ATP-binding protein: MYQARFVDGLLERLMADFPAVVITGPRATGKTTTAARHTRSVVRLDRKADAEAYRADADSVLARQPEPVLLDEWQAVPEVLGAVKRSVDRDPRPGRFVITGSVRATLTAETWPGTGRVLTLPMYGLTVAESQGRPDKPAFLDVLANGGVPPNPQRPPDLVGYLDLALAGGYPEPLLLRPARSRAHWLESYVEQLITRDAAELQHGRDPDRLRRYFAAVALNTAGFVEQTTLAGAAGVDKRTAAAYEQLLRNLLVVDALPAWTTNRLKRLVRGPKRHLTDVALLSGAVGVDTAAVLADGALLGRVLETFVLAQLRAEVPACHTRPRLYHLRQEQGRREIDIVAELGGRRVIGIEVKAGTATRTDARHLGWLRDEYDDRFLAGVILHTGTHLYELGDRITAAPIAALWS, encoded by the coding sequence ATGTATCAGGCGAGATTTGTCGACGGGCTGCTTGAGCGGCTCATGGCCGATTTCCCCGCCGTGGTGATTACCGGTCCGAGAGCTACCGGTAAGACCACCACGGCGGCCCGCCATACCCGAAGCGTTGTGCGCCTTGACCGAAAGGCAGACGCCGAGGCGTACCGTGCGGACGCTGATTCTGTCCTGGCCCGACAACCCGAACCGGTTCTGCTCGACGAGTGGCAAGCGGTGCCTGAGGTGCTCGGTGCGGTGAAACGCTCCGTCGACCGAGATCCGCGCCCGGGCAGGTTCGTGATCACCGGTTCGGTCCGTGCGACGCTGACCGCAGAGACTTGGCCAGGGACCGGGCGGGTACTGACGCTGCCGATGTACGGCTTGACCGTGGCTGAGTCGCAAGGCCGACCTGACAAGCCCGCTTTTTTGGATGTACTCGCTAACGGGGGTGTTCCGCCTAATCCCCAACGACCGCCGGATTTGGTCGGTTATCTCGACCTCGCCCTAGCGGGCGGCTACCCGGAGCCGTTGTTGCTACGGCCTGCACGCAGCAGGGCCCACTGGCTTGAGAGCTACGTCGAGCAGCTCATCACGCGCGACGCGGCGGAACTGCAACACGGCCGCGACCCCGATCGGCTGCGCCGATACTTTGCGGCGGTGGCACTCAACACCGCCGGATTCGTCGAACAAACGACACTCGCCGGCGCAGCCGGTGTCGACAAGCGAACAGCTGCCGCCTACGAACAGCTTCTGCGAAACCTGCTGGTTGTTGACGCGCTACCGGCGTGGACGACTAACCGGCTAAAACGGCTTGTCCGCGGACCGAAACGTCACCTTACCGATGTCGCGCTGCTTAGCGGCGCTGTCGGTGTCGACACTGCGGCCGTCCTCGCCGACGGTGCCCTGCTGGGTCGGGTCCTGGAAACGTTCGTGCTGGCTCAACTGCGCGCGGAGGTACCCGCCTGCCACACTCGTCCGCGCCTGTATCACCTCCGCCAGGAACAAGGCAGGCGGGAGATCGACATCGTCGCTGAACTTGGTGGTCGACGCGTTATCGGTATCGAAGTCAAGGCCGGTACTGCGACGCGGACCGATGCCAGACACCTCGGGTGGCTTCGTGACGAATACGACGACCGATTTCTCGCCGGGGTCATACTGCATACCGGAACACACCTGTATGAACTCGGAGACCGAATCACCGCTGCACCGATCGCGGCGCTTTGGAGCTGA
- a CDS encoding alpha/beta hydrolase — MGLQIDPEVLCEMAAQPGTSAAPEPPPAGDVTARRAITRQVFAELVPTLPAIAGVKVRRYTLDTDDGAALTLSWFYGTQTASPGSAVLYLHGGGMIVGLHEFGGLYDWLAARYVAESTVPMLLVDYRIAPEYPHPVPVEDCYAALQWLAAHADELGVDPARVAVMGDSAGGGLSAAVCLLARDRGGPAIALQLLIYPMLDDRTTLPDPELAPTAIWSYDDNITGWQALLGEHAGSESVSAYAAAARAADLSLLPPAYIDVGDLDIFRDEDLAYACRLARAGVTTEVHVHPGCPHVFDILAPNTAVSRRVIADRVRRLRGL, encoded by the coding sequence GTGGGTTTGCAGATCGACCCCGAGGTGCTCTGCGAGATGGCGGCGCAGCCGGGTACCTCGGCCGCGCCGGAACCACCACCGGCCGGAGATGTGACGGCACGGCGAGCGATCACCCGCCAGGTATTCGCAGAATTGGTACCAACCCTGCCGGCCATTGCTGGGGTGAAGGTGCGCCGCTACACCCTCGACACCGACGATGGGGCCGCGCTGACGTTGAGCTGGTTCTACGGGACACAAACAGCGTCTCCCGGCAGTGCGGTGCTCTACTTGCACGGCGGCGGGATGATTGTCGGATTACACGAATTTGGCGGCCTCTACGACTGGTTGGCCGCGCGCTACGTCGCCGAATCCACTGTGCCTATGCTGCTCGTCGACTATCGGATCGCCCCTGAATATCCACACCCGGTTCCGGTGGAGGATTGCTATGCCGCGCTTCAGTGGCTGGCAGCCCACGCCGATGAACTCGGTGTTGATCCAGCGCGGGTGGCCGTGATGGGAGACAGCGCCGGTGGTGGGCTTAGCGCCGCGGTGTGCCTGCTGGCACGAGACCGCGGCGGTCCCGCAATCGCGCTGCAGCTGTTGATCTACCCGATGCTCGATGACCGGACAACGCTGCCGGACCCAGAGCTAGCGCCGACGGCCATCTGGAGCTACGACGACAACATCACCGGCTGGCAAGCCTTGCTGGGTGAGCATGCCGGCAGCGAGAGCGTCAGCGCCTACGCCGCCGCAGCGCGCGCGGCCGATCTCTCCCTGCTGCCTCCCGCCTACATCGACGTGGGTGACCTCGACATCTTCCGCGACGAGGACCTCGCCTACGCGTGCCGCCTGGCTCGGGCCGGTGTCACAACCGAAGTACACGTGCATCCCGGGTGTCCACACGTATTCGACATTCTGGCTCCCAACACCGCGGTGTCGCGGCGCGTCATCGCCGATCGTGTCCGTCGCCTACGAGGTCTGTAA
- a CDS encoding IS256 family transposase translates to MAETFTAETLDSLIKDAVKSGSAIDGADGLLNELTKAVLERALNSELTHHLGYESGDPAGRGSGNSRNGSTPKTVATVNGPVGIKVPRDRNGSFEPAIVPKKTRRLSNINSVVLSLYSRGMTTRDIEAHLEEVYGASVSRELISNITEVVVDEIKAWQARPLEEVYPILYIDGLRLRIGDNGVITTKVAYLAIGVDLEGRKHALGCWIQDSEGAKFWQKVVIDLRNRGVRDILIACCDGLTGLPDAIRSIYPETVVQTCVVHVIRNAMRFVSYKDRKKVASSMRAIYTAPTVDAAELALKEFDTVYGQQYPGAIDVWRNAWPEFVPFLDYPVELRKIVYTTNAIESINFQLRKITKNRGHFPDKDAAMKLLYLGLRNISSERGGYSGTGTPNWTIALNTLARLFPGRIPLC, encoded by the coding sequence CTGGCGGAGACGTTCACCGCGGAGACCTTGGATTCGCTGATCAAGGATGCGGTGAAATCGGGGTCCGCGATCGACGGTGCGGATGGTTTGCTCAACGAATTGACCAAGGCGGTGCTAGAACGTGCGCTGAATTCGGAGCTGACGCATCATCTTGGGTACGAGTCGGGGGATCCGGCCGGGCGCGGGTCGGGTAATTCCCGCAACGGCTCGACACCGAAAACCGTGGCCACCGTTAATGGCCCGGTCGGTATCAAAGTTCCTCGTGATCGCAACGGATCGTTTGAGCCGGCGATCGTGCCGAAAAAGACCCGCCGGCTTTCCAACATCAATTCCGTTGTGTTGTCCCTGTATTCGCGCGGCATGACCACCCGCGATATCGAAGCCCATCTCGAGGAGGTGTACGGGGCCAGTGTGTCACGGGAATTGATCTCCAATATCACCGAGGTGGTGGTCGATGAGATCAAGGCCTGGCAGGCCCGCCCACTCGAGGAGGTCTATCCGATCCTCTACATCGACGGTTTGCGGCTGCGGATCGGCGACAACGGGGTGATCACCACCAAGGTGGCCTATCTGGCCATTGGGGTGGATCTCGAGGGCCGCAAACATGCCCTGGGCTGCTGGATCCAAGACTCCGAGGGGGCCAAGTTCTGGCAGAAAGTGGTCATCGACCTACGTAACCGCGGGGTGCGTGACATCCTGATCGCCTGCTGCGACGGGCTGACCGGACTGCCGGATGCGATCCGCTCGATTTACCCCGAGACCGTGGTGCAGACCTGTGTGGTGCACGTGATCCGCAACGCGATGCGGTTCGTGTCTTATAAGGATCGCAAGAAGGTGGCCTCGTCCATGCGGGCGATCTACACCGCGCCGACCGTGGATGCCGCCGAGTTGGCACTGAAGGAATTCGATACCGTCTACGGCCAGCAGTACCCTGGGGCGATCGATGTGTGGCGCAATGCCTGGCCCGAATTCGTACCGTTCCTGGATTATCCGGTCGAATTGCGCAAAATCGTCTACACCACCAACGCGATCGAGTCGATCAACTTCCAGCTGCGCAAGATCACCAAAAACCGCGGCCATTTCCCCGACAAAGACGCCGCGATGAAGTTGCTGTATCTCGGGCTGCGCAACATCTCCAGCGAGAGAGGAGGCTATTCAGGCACCGGAACGCCGAACTGGACCATTGCATTGAACACACTCGCCAGGCTCTTCCCGGGGCGAATTCCGTTGTGTTAG
- a CDS encoding DDE-type integrase/transposase/recombinase: MSNRAHANHYEKSRLEEQKRRERAHAIGLFRYQLICPALDEGLSSKQRGKLVREIATTTHTDPFGNQTRVSRETLDRWIRRYRTGGFEALVPTPRRLAARTDAQVLELAASLKRENPGRTVAQVARILRTATGWTPSESTLLRHFHRLELTGPNAGEAPAVFGRFEATDPNQIWVGDALHGPRVGDRKTYLFAFLDDHSRLAVGYRFGFAEDTVRLAAALRPALAARGVPGGIYVDNGSAFVDAWLLRACAKLGVRLIHSQPGRPQGRGKIERWFRSVRQQFLVEVTDTTSEDLAAAGVDDATALLELNRLFMAWVETQYHRRVHTETGQAPLARWQAGWDRLGRTPAMPGADALTEAFLWSQYRVVTKTATVSLHTNTYQVDPVLVGRRVELVFCPFDLETIEVRYHDKSYGKALPHKISRHTHPKAKPETPEPEPPAATGIDYLTLTAAAHDEQLRRDERIGYHALYGDDSEIPGQLSIDDIENNIDSQGETSA, encoded by the coding sequence GTGTCAAACCGAGCCCACGCCAATCACTACGAAAAATCGAGGTTAGAGGAACAAAAGCGCCGCGAGCGAGCCCACGCGATCGGGTTGTTCCGTTACCAGCTGATCTGCCCGGCCCTGGATGAGGGGCTATCGAGCAAGCAGCGCGGCAAACTGGTGCGCGAGATCGCCACCACTACCCACACCGACCCGTTCGGCAACCAGACCCGAGTCTCGCGCGAGACGCTGGACCGCTGGATCCGCCGCTACCGCACCGGCGGGTTCGAGGCGCTGGTACCGACACCGCGGCGGCTGGCCGCGCGCACCGATGCCCAGGTGCTGGAGCTAGCAGCCTCGCTCAAGCGGGAAAATCCGGGCCGCACCGTGGCGCAGGTGGCCCGCATCCTGCGCACCGCGACCGGGTGGACGCCCTCAGAGTCGACCCTGCTGCGTCATTTCCACCGACTGGAGTTGACAGGCCCGAATGCCGGTGAAGCCCCGGCGGTGTTCGGCCGGTTCGAGGCCACCGACCCCAACCAGATTTGGGTCGGCGACGCGCTGCACGGGCCACGGGTGGGTGACCGCAAAACTTACCTTTTTGCCTTCCTGGACGATCACTCCCGGCTGGCGGTCGGCTACCGGTTCGGCTTCGCCGAAGACACGGTGCGCCTGGCCGCAGCGTTGCGCCCGGCGCTGGCCGCACGCGGTGTTCCCGGCGGGATTTACGTCGACAACGGCAGCGCCTTCGTCGATGCGTGGCTGCTGCGGGCCTGCGCGAAACTCGGTGTGCGCCTGATCCATTCCCAACCAGGCCGGCCTCAAGGACGGGGCAAGATAGAACGCTGGTTTCGCAGCGTGCGCCAACAGTTCCTCGTCGAGGTCACCGACACCACCAGCGAGGACCTCGCCGCCGCCGGCGTCGATGACGCCACCGCGTTGTTGGAGCTCAACCGGTTGTTCATGGCCTGGGTGGAAACCCAATACCACCGCCGTGTGCATACCGAAACCGGGCAAGCACCGCTGGCGCGGTGGCAGGCCGGCTGGGACCGACTGGGCCGCACCCCGGCCATGCCGGGCGCTGACGCGCTGACCGAGGCGTTCCTGTGGTCGCAATACCGCGTGGTCACCAAGACCGCCACCGTGTCGCTGCACACCAACACCTACCAGGTCGATCCAGTGCTGGTTGGTCGGCGGGTAGAGCTGGTGTTTTGCCCATTCGACCTGGAAACCATCGAGGTCCGCTACCACGACAAGTCCTATGGGAAAGCCCTGCCGCACAAGATCTCCCGCCACACCCACCCGAAAGCCAAACCCGAAACACCCGAGCCCGAGCCGCCGGCGGCGACCGGGATCGACTATCTGACGTTGACCGCGGCCGCCCACGACGAGCAGCTGCGCCGCGACGAACGCATCGGGTATCACGCCCTTTACGGCGATGACAGCGAAATCCCCGGCCAGCTATCCATCGACGACATCGAAAACAACATCGACTCACAAGGAGAGACGTCGGCATGA
- a CDS encoding ExeA family protein, with protein sequence MSIQRLQSHWGFTRMPFGRDLAPSMLHRHSGHGEAVARISWCVDQHAIGVITGEVGAGKTVAVRATTASLDPSRHIFIYLANPTVGVRGMLTHVVATLGHTPAFHRSVLTPQAAEALATEHAERGRNPVLVVDEAHLLDNHQLEAIRLLTNHDMDSGSPFAVILIGQPSLRQRLRLGVLAGLDQRIAVRYHIGGMNGADTADYIRHHCKISGRADTLFSEDAIGLIHNASRGHPRAVNNLALHALTAAFAADHSIVDEKAARIAITETATD encoded by the coding sequence ATGAGTATTCAACGGCTGCAATCACATTGGGGATTCACTCGGATGCCGTTCGGGCGTGACCTGGCACCGAGCATGCTGCACCGCCATAGCGGCCACGGTGAGGCGGTCGCCCGCATCAGCTGGTGTGTGGACCAGCACGCGATCGGGGTGATCACCGGCGAGGTCGGCGCAGGCAAGACCGTAGCCGTGCGGGCTACCACCGCCAGCCTGGATCCGTCCCGCCACATATTCATCTACCTGGCCAACCCCACCGTCGGAGTGCGCGGCATGCTGACCCACGTCGTGGCCACCCTCGGGCACACCCCGGCCTTCCACCGCTCCGTCCTAACGCCACAAGCCGCTGAAGCGCTGGCCACCGAACACGCCGAACGAGGCCGCAACCCCGTCCTGGTCGTCGACGAAGCCCACCTCTTGGACAACCATCAGCTCGAAGCGATCCGGCTGTTAACGAACCACGACATGGACTCTGGATCGCCCTTCGCGGTCATCCTGATCGGCCAACCCAGCCTGCGCCAGCGACTGCGGCTGGGCGTGCTCGCCGGACTGGACCAGCGCATCGCCGTGCGCTATCACATCGGCGGGATGAACGGCGCCGACACCGCTGACTACATTCGCCACCACTGCAAAATCTCCGGACGAGCCGACACCCTGTTCTCCGAAGACGCCATCGGGCTGATCCACAACGCCTCGCGCGGTCACCCCCGCGCAGTCAACAACCTGGCCCTGCACGCACTGACCGCCGCGTTCGCCGCCGATCACAGCATCGTCGACGAAAAGGCAGCACGCATCGCCATCACCGAAACCGCCACGGATTGA